A portion of the Chryseobacterium tructae genome contains these proteins:
- the yidD gene encoding membrane protein insertion efficiency factor YidD, producing MKLTFNKIITFPLVILIKFYQWFISPLLPKNCRYEPTCSHYMIESLRVHGIFKGFWLGFKRILRCHPWGGSGYDPVPPKHNHQ from the coding sequence TTGAAACTTACATTCAATAAAATCATTACATTTCCTTTGGTAATTTTGATAAAATTTTACCAATGGTTCATCTCGCCCCTACTTCCTAAAAATTGTCGTTACGAACCCACCTGCTCTCATTATATGATAGAGTCTTTAAGGGTTCATGGTATATTTAAAGGATTCTGGCTGGGATTCAAGAGGATTTTAAGATGTCATCCCTGGGGAGGAAGTGGCTATGACCCTGTTCCCCCGAAACATAACCATCAATAA
- a CDS encoding NAD(P)H-hydrate dehydratase: MKIFTAGQIRSWDQFTISNEPVSSIQLMERASMAAANWISEHCKVHRRVVLFCGHGNNGGDGFAVARMLYLKGFDVDVFIKDIKGEFSEDAWVNLKRLGSTSGIFVRSFSQIEHYKFDDKTIIIDALFGTGLSRPLDEGYGDMVDWINKKDHIKIAIDLPSGLSADQTFEGDFVVLKADYTLTFQCWKRSFLHPETGKYTGKVIVLDIGLSKDYSDTTKTNYFVIDDYFVQSLFKSRNEFAHKGNYGKAVIVGGSYGKIGAVVLATKSALKTGAGLTFTLAPQCGYEIVQISCPEAMFIEGGEHYIKSFNPDKGTTVGIGPGLGTHEDTQKGLLSFLKDYHTPLVLDADALNIISENHNNLQLIPERSIMTPHPKEFERLFGKTENSFKRLELAKEKAREFDIYIILKDHHTQVITPEGDVYYNVTGNAGLAKGGSGDILTGILTSLLAQGYSEKETSILGVWLHGKAADFAAKKYSKESMLPTDVINELGNVFVELNKKTERNL, from the coding sequence ATGAAAATCTTCACAGCTGGACAAATTCGGAGTTGGGATCAGTTTACTATTTCCAATGAACCTGTATCTTCCATTCAATTGATGGAAAGAGCTTCAATGGCTGCCGCCAATTGGATCTCCGAACATTGTAAAGTTCATAGAAGGGTGGTTTTGTTTTGTGGTCATGGAAATAATGGCGGCGATGGGTTTGCTGTAGCGAGAATGTTGTATCTGAAAGGCTTTGACGTTGATGTTTTTATTAAAGATATCAAAGGAGAGTTCTCAGAAGATGCATGGGTGAATCTTAAAAGGCTGGGAAGTACTTCTGGAATTTTCGTTCGATCTTTCAGTCAGATTGAGCATTACAAGTTTGATGATAAAACTATTATTATTGATGCTCTTTTTGGAACTGGATTATCGAGACCTTTAGATGAAGGGTATGGAGATATGGTTGATTGGATCAACAAAAAAGATCATATTAAAATAGCAATAGATCTTCCTTCAGGATTGTCTGCTGATCAGACTTTTGAGGGTGATTTTGTTGTTTTAAAAGCTGATTATACGCTGACTTTCCAATGCTGGAAAAGAAGCTTTCTCCATCCGGAAACTGGAAAATACACAGGAAAAGTGATCGTTTTGGATATTGGTTTAAGTAAAGATTATAGTGACACAACAAAAACCAATTATTTTGTAATAGATGATTACTTTGTTCAATCTCTTTTTAAATCGAGAAATGAATTCGCACACAAAGGAAATTATGGTAAGGCAGTTATTGTTGGGGGAAGTTATGGAAAGATCGGAGCGGTTGTATTGGCAACAAAATCAGCATTGAAAACCGGTGCTGGGCTTACTTTTACATTGGCTCCTCAATGTGGATATGAAATTGTGCAAATTTCCTGCCCTGAAGCAATGTTTATAGAAGGCGGAGAACACTATATAAAGAGTTTTAATCCCGATAAAGGAACAACAGTAGGAATAGGTCCCGGTTTAGGAACACATGAAGATACTCAAAAGGGACTCCTGAGTTTTCTGAAAGATTATCATACTCCATTAGTCTTGGATGCCGATGCATTGAATATAATTTCTGAAAATCATAACAACCTTCAGTTAATTCCTGAAAGGTCAATTATGACTCCGCATCCTAAAGAATTTGAAAGGCTGTTTGGGAAAACGGAAAACTCTTTTAAAAGATTAGAATTAGCAAAAGAAAAAGCGAGGGAGTTCGATATCTATATTATACTGAAAGATCATCATACACAAGTGATTACTCCTGAAGGAGATGTTTATTATAATGTGACCGGAAATGCCGGATTGGCCAAAGGAGGAAGTGGTGATATTCTGACCGGAATCCTGACTTCTCTTTTAGCACAAGGGTATTCGGAAAAAGAAACCTCTATTTTAGGAGTTTGGCTGCATGGAAAGGCTGCTGACTTTGCGGCAAAAAAGTACTCGAAAGAATCTATGCTTCCAACAGATGTCATCAATGAATTGGGGAATGTTTTTGTAGAATTAAATAAAAAAACAGAGCGAAATTTATAA
- the mscL gene encoding large conductance mechanosensitive channel protein MscL, which produces MGFVKEFKEFAFKGNVLDLAVGVIIGAAFGKIVSSLVEDVITPLILNPALKAAGAENIAKLTWNGVAYGNFLSAVISFLCIAMVLFFIIKGANKVNKKEAPAPAGPTDDQKLLAEIRDLLKSKNNI; this is translated from the coding sequence ATGGGATTTGTTAAGGAATTTAAAGAGTTTGCCTTTAAAGGAAATGTTCTCGATCTTGCTGTCGGTGTAATCATTGGTGCAGCATTTGGTAAAATTGTTTCATCTTTGGTGGAAGATGTTATCACTCCTTTGATCTTAAACCCTGCACTTAAAGCTGCAGGTGCGGAAAATATAGCTAAACTTACCTGGAATGGTGTTGCTTATGGAAATTTCCTTTCTGCTGTCATTAGTTTCCTATGTATTGCTATGGTTCTTTTCTTTATCATTAAAGGAGCTAATAAAGTTAACAAAAAAGAGGCTCCTGCTCCTGCCGGACCTACAGACGATCAAAAGCTATTAGCTGAGATCAGAGATTTGTTGAAAAGCAAAAACAATATATAA
- a CDS encoding DUF2339 domain-containing protein, whose product MLFRKKLSIANDLETGLIYLFMILIMINISVSTSSIVTDILSKQLQNSFYLLHLLQWIPFIYVSVKIIPDTKFHQSKISYWIISLAFIVSVSCELHHLYVLIVSKDLPDSYAAKNHFNILYLPIIWTILASLFIYIGLKRNIQEYNKVGFALIGLMVVKLYGYDVWQMDNISRISAFIALGIILLLSSFTFQRLKNIIKNMVDKKEENQRNQDL is encoded by the coding sequence TTGCTGTTCAGAAAAAAACTGAGTATTGCCAATGACCTTGAAACTGGACTGATCTATCTTTTCATGATTCTTATTATGATTAATATTTCCGTTTCTACCTCATCAATCGTTACTGATATTTTATCAAAACAACTTCAGAACAGTTTTTACTTATTGCATTTACTTCAATGGATTCCTTTTATATATGTATCTGTAAAAATAATTCCTGATACAAAATTCCACCAATCGAAAATATCCTATTGGATTATTTCCCTTGCCTTTATTGTTTCAGTCAGTTGTGAACTTCATCATTTATATGTTTTAATCGTTTCTAAAGACCTACCAGATTCTTATGCTGCAAAAAATCATTTTAATATTCTTTATTTGCCTATTATCTGGACGATTCTTGCCAGCCTATTTATCTATATCGGATTAAAAAGAAATATTCAGGAATACAATAAAGTTGGCTTTGCTTTGATTGGATTGATGGTTGTAAAACTTTATGGTTATGATGTTTGGCAAATGGATAATATCTCAAGGATCAGTGCATTTATTGCCCTTGGAATTATTTTACTATTGAGTTCATTTACTTTTCAGCGCCTTAAAAACATCATCAAAAACATGGTTGATAAAAAAGAAGAAAACCAAAGAAATCAGGATTTATAA
- the lgt gene encoding prolipoprotein diacylglyceryl transferase, with amino-acid sequence MWDPSKGIHLGAFTLHFYSLMFVLAFGLGYILMTRIFKIDHVNQKYLEPLFTWTLIGTILGARLGHVIFYQPELFKEDFWSVFLPISTKNGIKFTGFSGLASHGATIALILTTLYYSFKIIKKNPFWVYDRLGIVVALGGAFVRMGNFFNSEIVGKPADPNSPFALLFPQQSSEYGLTVPRYPSQLFEAVGYVALFILLWVLYRKTNKKYQQGWLFGLFFIILWAIRFFVEFLKEPQGDEFIQIGGLNTGQVLSIPFMIAGVIIMVVSKKFKITEAENAKPE; translated from the coding sequence ATATGGGATCCTTCAAAAGGAATTCATCTTGGAGCGTTTACTTTACACTTTTACAGCTTAATGTTTGTTCTTGCATTTGGTTTAGGATATATTTTAATGACCAGAATCTTTAAAATTGACCATGTGAATCAGAAATACCTGGAACCACTTTTCACATGGACCTTAATAGGAACAATTCTTGGTGCAAGATTAGGACATGTAATTTTCTATCAACCGGAATTATTTAAAGAGGATTTCTGGAGTGTATTTCTTCCTATAAGCACCAAAAACGGAATTAAATTCACTGGATTTTCAGGATTAGCAAGTCATGGAGCAACCATTGCATTGATTCTTACCACTCTTTACTATTCATTTAAGATCATCAAGAAAAATCCTTTCTGGGTATATGACAGATTAGGCATTGTAGTGGCATTAGGAGGTGCATTTGTAAGAATGGGGAACTTCTTCAATTCAGAAATCGTAGGAAAACCTGCAGACCCTAATTCTCCATTTGCTTTACTTTTCCCACAACAAAGCAGCGAATACGGACTTACAGTTCCACGGTATCCAAGTCAATTATTTGAAGCGGTAGGCTATGTTGCACTCTTCATTTTGTTATGGGTACTTTATAGAAAAACGAATAAAAAGTACCAACAGGGATGGTTATTTGGATTATTCTTTATCATCCTTTGGGCGATCAGATTCTTCGTAGAATTCCTGAAAGAGCCACAGGGAGATGAATTCATTCAGATAGGAGGTTTAAATACCGGACAGGTTCTGTCTATTCCATTTATGATTGCCGGAGTAATCATCATGGTTGTTTCTAAGAAATTCAAAATTACTGAGGCTGAAAATGCAAAACCTGAATAA
- a CDS encoding replication-associated recombination protein A, whose product MNQNIPLAEKLRPKTLEDVLGQEHLTGEKGTIRKMIENNSLNSLIFWGPPGTGKTTLAEIISESSGRKFYKLSAVSSGVKDVRDVIDDAKKQNLFSGKSPILFIDEIHRFNKSQQDSLLHAVEKGWIVLIGATTENPSFEVVSALLSRSQVYVLKALSYEKLEELVDIASERYNKEEGADFKVLEKEALIQYSGGDARKLINSVELVLNQYRNSETKEIINSDVLEVLQETMALYDKNGEQHYDIISAFIKSMRGSDPNGAVYWLARMLAGGEDIKFIARRMLILAAEDIGLANPNALVIANNCFQAVNVIGNPEARIILSEAAIYLAVSPKSNSAYMAINEALALVKQTGNLPVPLHLRNAPTKLMKDMDYGKEYKYAHSYEGNFVDQDFLPQEIKDVKLYEPGNNATEKKIYEELKKKWGKKY is encoded by the coding sequence TTGAATCAAAATATTCCATTAGCCGAGAAACTAAGACCTAAAACCCTGGAGGATGTATTAGGGCAGGAGCATCTTACCGGCGAAAAAGGGACGATCAGAAAAATGATTGAAAACAATAGTCTCAATTCCCTTATTTTTTGGGGTCCACCGGGAACAGGGAAAACGACTCTGGCTGAAATTATTTCTGAAAGCTCAGGGAGAAAATTTTATAAACTTTCAGCTGTCTCTTCAGGAGTAAAGGATGTTCGTGATGTTATTGATGATGCTAAAAAGCAGAATTTGTTTTCAGGAAAATCTCCTATTTTATTTATTGATGAGATTCACCGTTTTAATAAATCGCAACAAGACTCTTTGTTGCATGCTGTAGAGAAAGGTTGGATTGTCTTGATAGGAGCTACTACCGAAAATCCAAGCTTTGAGGTGGTATCTGCTCTGCTTTCAAGAAGCCAGGTGTATGTTTTGAAAGCTTTAAGTTATGAAAAACTTGAAGAACTTGTTGATATTGCTTCTGAAAGATATAATAAAGAGGAAGGAGCCGATTTTAAAGTTCTTGAAAAAGAAGCCCTTATTCAATACTCGGGAGGTGATGCGAGAAAATTGATCAATTCTGTAGAATTGGTTTTAAATCAGTATAGAAATTCAGAAACCAAAGAGATTATCAATTCTGATGTGCTGGAAGTACTTCAGGAGACGATGGCTTTGTATGATAAAAATGGGGAACAGCACTATGATATTATTTCAGCGTTCATTAAATCGATGCGTGGAAGTGATCCCAACGGAGCTGTATATTGGTTGGCAAGAATGCTTGCCGGAGGGGAAGATATTAAGTTTATTGCAAGAAGAATGCTCATTCTTGCTGCTGAAGATATTGGGCTGGCCAATCCTAATGCATTGGTGATTGCTAATAATTGCTTCCAGGCTGTGAATGTTATTGGAAACCCCGAAGCAAGAATTATCCTAAGTGAGGCCGCAATATATCTGGCTGTTTCTCCTAAAAGCAATTCCGCATATATGGCGATTAACGAAGCGTTAGCATTGGTGAAACAAACGGGAAATCTACCTGTGCCACTTCATTTAAGAAATGCCCCTACTAAGTTGATGAAAGATATGGACTATGGAAAAGAATATAAATACGCCCATTCTTACGAGGGTAATTTTGTAGATCAGGATTTTCTTCCTCAGGAGATCAAAGATGTGAAGTTGTACGAACCTGGGAATAATGCCACAGAAAAAAAAATCTATGAAGAGCTCAAGAAGAAGTGGGGAAAGAAATATTAA
- the gcvT gene encoding glycine cleavage system aminomethyltransferase GcvT, translating to MKKTALYDKHVSLGAKIVPFAGFEMPVQYSGVTEEHFAVREKAGLFDVSHMGQFFIEGSGSKDLLQFVTTNNVDALENGKAQYSCLPNENGGIVDDLIVYKMEDDKYFVVVNASNIDKDWNHISKYNTFGAKMTNASDDMSLLAVQGPKATEILQKLTDVNLSEIPYYNFTVGSVAGVNDIIISNTGYTGSGGFEIYFKNESAEKLWDEIMKAGEAEGIIPCGLASRDTLRLEKGFCLYGNDIDDTTSPIEAGLGWITKFDKEFVSKDTFAKQKEEGVTRKLVAFELQDKGVPRHDYPVVDAEGNVIGKVTSGTQSPMKKIGLGLAYVDKPHFKLGSEIFIQVRNKNLPAKVVKAPFV from the coding sequence ATGAAGAAAACAGCTTTGTACGACAAACATGTTTCCTTGGGAGCTAAGATCGTACCTTTCGCAGGTTTTGAAATGCCTGTACAATATTCAGGAGTAACGGAAGAGCATTTTGCAGTAAGAGAAAAAGCAGGATTGTTTGATGTTTCCCACATGGGTCAGTTTTTTATCGAAGGTTCGGGATCAAAAGATCTTTTACAATTCGTGACGACTAACAATGTAGATGCTCTTGAAAACGGAAAAGCTCAGTACTCATGTCTTCCAAATGAAAACGGAGGAATTGTGGACGACCTTATCGTTTACAAAATGGAAGATGATAAATATTTTGTAGTAGTCAACGCTTCCAATATTGATAAAGACTGGAATCATATCTCAAAATACAATACGTTCGGAGCGAAAATGACCAATGCTTCTGATGACATGTCATTATTAGCCGTTCAGGGTCCTAAGGCTACTGAAATTCTTCAAAAGCTTACTGATGTAAACCTTTCTGAAATCCCTTACTATAACTTTACAGTAGGAAGTGTAGCAGGAGTAAATGATATCATTATTTCCAATACAGGATACACGGGAAGCGGAGGTTTTGAGATCTATTTCAAAAACGAAAGCGCAGAAAAACTTTGGGATGAAATAATGAAAGCTGGTGAAGCAGAAGGAATTATTCCTTGTGGATTGGCTTCCAGAGATACTTTAAGACTTGAAAAAGGATTCTGCTTATACGGAAATGATATTGATGATACAACTTCTCCCATTGAAGCTGGTTTAGGATGGATTACTAAATTTGATAAAGAATTCGTTTCTAAAGATACTTTTGCAAAACAAAAAGAGGAAGGTGTTACAAGAAAATTAGTAGCCTTCGAACTTCAGGATAAAGGAGTTCCAAGACACGACTACCCTGTTGTAGATGCTGAAGGAAATGTAATCGGAAAAGTAACTTCAGGAACTCAGTCTCCAATGAAAAAGATCGGTTTAGGTCTTGCTTATGTAGACAAGCCTCACTTCAAATTAGGTTCTGAGATCTTTATTCAGGTAAGAAACAAAAACCTTCCTGCAAAAGTAGTGAAAGCTCCTTTTGTATAA
- a CDS encoding DUF2339 domain-containing protein yields MNEYFAVILIIVIAIIFNNLNTKIRKLEKEVSDLNSKINKKAPHTEIPQEAPLAKETIIPSQTQIHEPQRETITPDENTEHAPLIQKDWLHPVFEFLKQNILTVIGIFTLVLGIGYFVKYAIDKNWIGETARAGIGLCTGTIIILVGHFLRKNYKTFASIITGGGIAVLYFTTTIAFQEYHLFTQNTAFVITSVITAISIILSYYYKSEVLIIFSLIGGFTAPLMISTGESNYLFLFTYLTLLNIGMLAVAFLQHWKSVGWTAYVFTSIYLFYWTVDFPELLSVTFYLISYVIFYIFALLDYFRKDQLSVYDILMLALINCSSVIGLTYIFNELQYEPVIIFPLIFALVNTILLFREYGKRNFGTSFSVFAGITVSLITIAVALQFKTHLITSVWAIEASLLLFIWKKTGHKIFKTCFHVLFPLVIFAQIITWCEYFNAKDLNIIFNPVFLTSLVTIVSTGINLYLLKNNNKETNTEINPFFEDLITLASYGVIYTAVLLEIIYHINDMPWAVITSVGLLYSIFIFSFYCCSEKN; encoded by the coding sequence TTGCCATTATTTTCAATAACCTGAACACGAAGATCCGGAAACTTGAAAAAGAGGTATCAGACCTCAATTCCAAAATCAATAAAAAAGCACCACATACTGAGATACCCCAGGAAGCTCCTCTTGCAAAAGAAACTATTATTCCGTCACAAACACAAATTCACGAACCTCAGAGAGAAACCATCACTCCGGATGAAAATACGGAACACGCACCACTCATTCAAAAAGACTGGTTACATCCTGTTTTTGAATTTTTAAAACAAAATATTCTTACCGTTATTGGGATTTTCACCTTAGTACTTGGGATTGGTTACTTTGTAAAATATGCTATTGACAAAAACTGGATCGGAGAAACTGCAAGAGCAGGAATTGGTCTTTGTACCGGAACAATCATTATACTTGTTGGGCATTTCCTCAGAAAGAATTATAAGACGTTTGCCTCCATTATTACAGGAGGCGGAATTGCCGTTTTATATTTCACAACCACCATCGCCTTTCAGGAATATCATCTCTTCACTCAAAATACCGCTTTTGTCATCACTTCAGTGATCACAGCCATTTCCATTATCTTATCTTACTATTATAAAAGTGAAGTTTTGATCATTTTTTCATTGATAGGAGGTTTCACAGCCCCATTGATGATCAGCACAGGAGAAAGCAACTACTTGTTTCTTTTCACTTACCTCACTCTATTAAATATCGGAATGTTGGCTGTTGCTTTTCTTCAGCATTGGAAAAGCGTGGGCTGGACTGCCTATGTATTTACCAGTATCTATCTTTTTTACTGGACTGTAGATTTTCCTGAGCTTTTAAGCGTTACTTTTTACCTTATCAGCTATGTTATTTTTTACATTTTTGCCCTACTCGATTATTTCAGGAAAGACCAACTTTCCGTTTATGATATTCTCATGCTGGCTTTAATCAATTGCTCAAGTGTTATCGGGTTAACTTATATCTTTAATGAATTGCAGTATGAACCTGTTATTATCTTCCCACTTATTTTTGCATTGGTAAATACCATTCTCCTATTCAGAGAATATGGAAAACGCAATTTCGGAACTTCTTTTTCTGTGTTTGCCGGAATTACAGTGAGTCTGATTACTATAGCTGTTGCTTTACAGTTTAAAACACATCTCATCACCAGTGTTTGGGCGATAGAAGCCTCCCTACTCCTTTTCATATGGAAAAAGACCGGTCACAAAATCTTTAAAACATGTTTTCATGTTCTTTTCCCATTGGTCATTTTCGCTCAGATCATTACCTGGTGCGAATATTTCAACGCGAAGGATCTCAACATCATTTTCAATCCGGTATTTTTAACAAGCCTTGTCACTATTGTTTCAACAGGGATTAATTTATATCTATTAAAAAACAACAATAAAGAAACAAACACAGAGATTAATCCTTTTTTCGAGGATCTTATTACATTAGCAAGTTATGGAGTAATCTATACTGCTGTTCTTTTAGAAATCATCTACCATATTAATGATATGCCATGGGCTGTAATAACTAGCGTAGGATTATTATACAGCATCTTTATATTTTCATTTTATTGCTGTTCAGAAAAAAACTGA
- a CDS encoding LNS2 domain-containing protein, whose product MELEYVEHISPILKDGVKNYLIDIDGTITDDVPNEEPERMVTCEPYPDALATVNKWYDEGHQICFFTSRTENLKQITIDWLDKHGFKYHSVLCGKPRGGNYHWIDNHLVRATRYKGRFTDLVEKQVTIEVFKEDEE is encoded by the coding sequence ATGGAATTAGAATACGTAGAGCACATTAGTCCTATTCTTAAGGATGGAGTTAAAAATTACTTAATCGATATAGATGGAACCATTACAGATGACGTTCCTAATGAAGAACCAGAAAGAATGGTTACCTGTGAACCATATCCTGATGCTTTGGCAACCGTTAATAAATGGTATGATGAAGGGCATCAGATTTGTTTCTTTACCTCAAGAACAGAAAACTTAAAGCAAATCACCATCGATTGGTTGGATAAGCATGGTTTCAAATACCACAGCGTACTCTGCGGAAAACCGAGAGGAGGTAATTATCACTGGATCGATAATCATTTGGTAAGAGCTACAAGATACAAGGGAAGATTTACAGACCTGGTAGAAAAGCAAGTAACCATTGAAGTATTCAAAGAAGACGAAGAATAA